The following DNA comes from Rhipicephalus microplus isolate Deutch F79 chromosome 6, USDA_Rmic, whole genome shotgun sequence.
gcgcaagcacctcctgcagattgggggacgtggcctccgagaaattggtgtgaatgccatgaaggctgtattggcacatgatgtgcaagtgctgtacagccttcatggcagaaaagggaaaagggcctttgtgaacctgaggctctgtagattagtgacaggttagacttgttcattgttttatgtgtgtgtacccttgtgtattctctgtactgcagtgcttcatgtgtactatggtatttctgttcttgtatgcagatgtcatctgccaaaaagcagggtgcgaccaggcggaggccctcaactttattaagaggtggctgccagggtctggtgatcgctgt
Coding sequences within:
- the LOC142765462 gene encoding uncharacterized protein LOC142765462 isoform X2: MPLLLRIQLGIRQQQREVLQEVRQLKHKRKHLLQIGGRGLREIGVNAMKAVLAHDVQVLYSLHGRKGKRAFVNLRLCRLVTDVICQKAGCDQAEALNFIKRWLPGSGDRCGGSKWRF